Genomic window (Pristiophorus japonicus isolate sPriJap1 chromosome 9, sPriJap1.hap1, whole genome shotgun sequence):
gtattcactggagttcagaagaatgataggggacctcatagaaacgtttaaaattctgatgggtttagacaggttagatgcaggaaaaatgtttccaatgttggggaagtccagaaccaggggtcacagtctaaggagaaggggtaaaccatttaggatcgagatgaggaggaacttcttcacccagagagtggtgaacctgtggaattctctaccacagaaagttgttgaggccaattcactaaatatattcaaaaaagagttagatgtagtccttactactaaggggatcaaggggtatggtgagaaagcaggaatggggtactgaagttgcatgttcaaccatgaactcattgaatggcgctgcaggctagaaaggccgattggcatactccagcacctattttctatgtttctacctccttttcctttctgtctatccttcctcaatattgaatacccctggatgttgagttcccagccttggtcaccctggagcctcgtctccgtaattccaattacatcatatccgttaacagccagctgcgcagttaattcagccaccttattacgaatgctcctcacattgagacacagagccttcaggcttgtttttttttaaaaacactctttgtccttttagaattatgttgtaatgtggccctttttgatttttgccgttgatttctctgccctccacttttccttatctcctttctaccttttggttctgcccccattttactcccctctgtcttcctgcatagattgCCATCCCTCTAacttattagtttaaaccctccccaacagcccgagcaaacactccccctaggacattagtcccggtcctgcccaggtgcagaccgtccggtttgcactggtcccacctcccccagaaccagttccaatgtcccaggaatttgaatcactccctcttgcaccattcctcaagccacgtattcatcttaactatcctgtaattcctactctgacgagcacgtggcaccggtagcaatcctgagattactaccttcgaggtcctacttttaaaatttaactcctagctccctaaattcagcttgtaggacctcatcccgttttttacctatatcgttggtacctatatgcaccacgacaactggctgttcaccctccccctccagaatgccctgcagccgctccaagacatctttgacccttgcaccagggaggcaacataccatcctggagtctcgattgtggccgcagaaacacctatctattcccctaccactatagctctcctactctttttcttgccctcctgtgcagcatagccacccatggtgccatgaacttggctgctgctgccttcccctgatgagccccccaacagtacccaaaacggtatatctgttttggagggggatgaccgcaggggatccctgcactacctaccttccttccactgctcttccagctggtcacccatttcctatctgcctgtgtaacctttacctgcggtgtgactaactcactcaacatgctattcatgacatcctcagcatcgcggatgctccagagtgaatccatgtgcagctccagcgccgcaatgcggtctgtcaggagctgcagctggacatacttcctgcacacatcgtagtcagggacactggaagcgtccctgatttcccatacAGCAAAGGAGGAGCATGGCAAagataatcatgtttgacaaatttgctggagttctttgaggatgtaacgagcagggtggataagggagaatcagtggatgtggtgtatttagatttccagaaggcattcgataaggtgccacataaaaagttactgcacaagataaaagctcacggggttgggggtaatataattagcatggatagaggattggcaaacagtgactcgtggtgttctgcagggatcggtgctgggtcctcaactatttacaatctatattaatgacttggatgaagggacagagtgtaatgtagccaagtttgctgatgatacaaagatgggtgggaaagcaaattgtgaggaggacacaaaaaatctgcaaagtgatctagacaggctaagtgagtgggcaaaaatttggcagctggagtataaagtaggaaaatgtgaggttatccactttggcagaaataatagaaaagcaattataatttaaactgagaaaaattgcaaagtgctgcagtacagagacctgggagtccttatgcatgaaacacaaaaagttagtatgcaggtagagcaagtaatcaggaaggcaaatggaatgttggcctttatttcaagagggatagagtataaaagcagagaagtcctgctacaactatacagggtattggtgaggccacacctggagcactctgtacagttttggtctccgtatttaaggaagggtatacttgcattgaaggctattcagagaaggttaactaggtcgattccagagatgagggggcggacttatgatgataggttgagtaggttgggcctatacacattggagttcagaagaatgagaggtgatcttattgaaacttataagatagtgaggggcttgacaaggtggatgcagagaggatatttacatttataggggaaactaaaactaggggacatagtctgagaataaggggctgcccatttaaaactgagatgtggagaaatttcttctctgagggttgtaaatctgtggaattctctgaaccAGAgacctatggaggctgggtcattgaatatatttaaggcggagatagacagatttttgagcaataagggagtaaaagattatggggggcgggcagggaagtggagctgagcccaagatcagatcagccatgatcatattgaatggtggagcagactccaggggccaaatggcctactcctgcttatgttTCTTTTGGAAGATCCCTCACCGCCCTGACATTGCCTTTTTGAGGGACTGTGGCCTGGTATGGCTGTGTTAGAGAAATAGGGGCCACGTGCCAGGGAGAGACcatagagagaaaggaggaaaggtagagaggGACAGATGGGTAGAAAGTGGATGACTGTCAAAGAGAGCTGGCTGATCAGAAAAAGGAACAAAAAACAAAggaagagacacacagatagagagggagaagggggcagaGGTGTCGAGGAGAGGTGACAGGAGAGATGgaaaacacagaaacagaaatagCCAGATCTTATTCCTTGCACATTTTGGCACTCTATAAATTACAGACTGTTTCTATTGTGGCATCAATGAGGTTCAAAGTACTCGGTTACATCACGTCGAGCTCTCTTTATATAATGGGGGTGGAGATCTGCACTTCACCACAGAATCAGTCACAGACTATTTCATAACCAGGTATAGCTTCTGTTTTCCATTTCTGGCAGATAACCAAAGAGGAACCATTTTTAGCAATTGATCCAACACAATGCTGATGTCGATGGCAGAATGGATAATTCGTGATGTccagctgtgtcctctggtcactgggcgGACTGACCCTGGGTTTTTACCCATACAcgtgctgtgtcctctggtcactgggcaGACTGACCCCTGGGTTGTACCTGTAaacctgctgtgtcctctggtcactagGCGGACTGACCCTGGGTTTGTACCTGTACACCAgctgtgtcctctggctactggGCGGACTGACCCCTGGGTTGTACCTGTAaatctgctgtgtcctctggtcactgggcggactgaccctgggtttgtacctgtaaacctgctgtgtcctctggtcactgggcgGACTGACCCTGGGTTTGTACCTGTAAACCTGCTGTGTCCTCTGGCCACTGGGCGGACTGACCCCTGGGTTGTATCTGTACACCTGCAGTTTGGCTTTACCTATCCTGTTACTTACTGTCATCATaagataataaataggaacaggagtaggccctttgaccccttgagccttcaatgagatcatggctgatcttctacctcaacttcattttcctgcactatccccatatccctcgattcccttaatatccaaaaatatattgatgtctgtcttgaatatacataacttctgaacatccacagccctcagagagaattccaaagattcaccaccttctgagcaaagaaatttctcctcatctcagtcctaaattgctgaccccttgttctgagactaagacacctggttctagactccctagcctggggaaacatccttcctgcaattatcctatcaaaccctgtaagaattttgctggtttcaatgcaatcacctctcattcttctaaactgtagagaatgtaggcctagtctactcaatctctgataggacaatcacccccatcccccagaaacagtctgatgaaccttcattgcaccccttctatggtaagtatatccgtcTTTCggtaaagagatcaaaactgtacacaatactccaggtgtggtctcaccagggccctatataactgcagtaagaagcCTTTCCTCTTATACTttaatcatcttgtaataaaggccaacatacaatttgctctcttaattgattGCTTGTTAATTGATGTTAAATTTGTGATTTTTGTACCCAGGTCCCTCtccttttaaaaaatactctgcttttttatttttcctaccaaactggatatcttcatatttctccactatattccatttgtcatgttcttgcccattaacttagcctgtcgatatccccttgaagcctctttgtaccctcctcacaaattgtattcccacctagctttgtatcattagcaaatgtaGATATACAGGTTGTACTCTCCAGTCTGGGTCTCTTTCGTCTGGAAACATCCTTGGTCCAGCATCAGTCCCGGCATGGGTGgtggttctgtctctctctcggctcCGTGGCtgagctctctccctgtctcgcagcttctctcccctccccgccattTCTCTCCCCATGCATGCACAGAACATGTCCGGGTCGCTGTCAGCAGCTGACCTCCCGAGTACTGGAAAATGCTCtgatccggcaccggtcaggtcccaaggatgcCGGACCAGAGACGTCCAACTGTATAacatttggccccctcatccaaatcactgatatatattgtgaatagctgaggcccaagcaccatcCTTGGAGTACccgaccagttacagcctgccaacctgaaaatgaaccgtttattcctactctgttttctgtctattaaccaatcctcaatccatgctagtatattaacccccaatcccttgagtcctaattttgttcaataacctcgtgtgacaccttatcgaatgccttctgaatatctaaatacaccacatccactgattcctccttaaatattctgctagttacaacctcaaaaaagtctcaacagatttgtcaaacataatttccctttcataaagcagtgttgactctgtccaatcttattatttttctctgagtgcctgttaccacatccttataatagaattgagcattttccctactactgaggtcaggctaactgctctgtagttccctgttttctttctccctcctttcttaaatagtccagttacatttgccaccttccaaacCACGGGAACCattgtagaatctatggaattttggaaggtgataaccaatgcatccactatttctatagctaaTTTTTTCAATACCCTCGGATGTGGGCCATCAGGTCCAaatgatttattggctttcagtctcattattttctccagtaccatttttctttactaatactaatttctttcagttcttcattctcactgGACCCTGGGTTCTCCAGTAGTGCTGGCAAATTTTTTGTGCTTTCTTCCattaagacagacacaaagtatgcatttaatttctctgccatttccttgttccccattataatttctcctgtctcagcctgtaggggacccacatttacttttgctaatattttccttctcacatacctatagaagcttttgcagtctgttattttgtctctcgatagtttactctcatattctagtttccgtttctttatcaatttcttggtcctcctttgctgaattctaaaatcttcccaggcttactgctctttttggcaacattataagcatcttcctttcatttaatactatatttaacttctcttgttggccacaGTTGGATAActattcctgtggggtttttgtaccttaaatgaatgtatgtttgttgtaaattataacttaattctttaaatgctagccattccttttctaccatcataccttttgatatagtttcccaatctacttagccaactctcccctcatacctacacagtttcctttgtttaactaaatcactttcaaatttaatgcAAAATTTTATCATGTTATggctactcttccccaagggccactttcctacattattaattaaccctttcttattgcacactactagatcaaaaatagcctgttctctcattggttcctcaaaatactgatctagaaaaccatcttgtataccttccattaattcgtcctccacactattactgcaaatttggtttgcacagtctatatgcagattaaagtcccccataattattatattacctttgttacatgcacctctaatttcctgatttatacagtgccttacaTTACCACTatggtttgggggcctataaacaactcccaccaatgttttctgcccttgctGTTTCTAAGCCACACCCAAACTGATCctatttcttgattttccgagctaagacagtattctttatcccatcctttattattagggctaccacttctccttttcaattttgctatctcttctaaaagttatgtatcccggaatatttagttctcaaccgtggtcactttgcaaccacagctCCATAATGGTTATCAgattaaacctattaatttctatctgcgctattaattcatctattttcttGCGAATACTTCATGCGCTCAGATATCGTGCCTTTAGCtttggcttttttctatttttccttagtcagtaatgcccgattacctttgttactctctctatcccttcctcacccactctgcttatttttacccaaaactctgctctagagccttgacatgtctcttgttgctttttctctctatctaaaccgtgctgtactttcctGGATCTCGCCACCCAGCCTTcaatagtttaaagccctgtttactgccctagttattcgattcgccaggacactggttcctgcccagCTCAAGTGGAACCCATGGcaagggaacagctccctctttgcccagtgctggtgccagtgcctGTAAagaaaaacccctgcctcccacaccactctttgagccatgcatttactgttctaatctgcttatccctgtaacaattggtgtggggctcaggtaacaatccagagattattacctttgaggttcagctTTTTCATTTGAATCCCAACACCTCcatctctttcagcagaacctcattcctagtactACCgaggtcattggttcctacatggtccACAACAACTGGAACCTCCCCTTTCCATTCCATGTTCTGCctctgatctgccccagggagggggcagtgtgtgatgtccctgtgagatGCAGTATTTTCAGTGTGTGACCCCGAGCTGCTTCAGGCTGGGgagagtgtgtgatgtccctgtgggatgcagtattttcagtgtctgaccctgagctgccccagggagggggcactgagtgatgtccctgtggggtgcagtattttcagtgtctgaccctgagctgccccagggagggggcactgagtgatgtccctgtggggtgcagtattttcagtgtctgaccctgagctgccccagggagggggcactgagtgatgtccctgtggggtgcagtattttcagtgcctgaccctgagctgcccttaTTCCTCCTGCTCTAGGGGGCAGTCACGCTCCTCTCAGTTGGAGTTAATAGGAGGGACCGCATCATCTACTGGATaccggcggtatttcaaggcacatcacGTCCGGCTCCCTCCCAGAGAAatccaaaatcaacctgcagattcaattcattttattatcaattgttAACAACATTTAGCTCCATTTGAtgcagctttcagtatttgaagaaTCCCTTTAAAGAGTTAAGTATGGATGTAAACACAAATTAGaattatttttatctgacccttttcccgttgattaattggtcaaatatccagaatattaaactccagtccagttagagGGGGAAATCactatcagcagaaagaaaccccaactgtcagaatggacacgattcagtctagggtaacagcagaatccaaaccctgcagtcacttgtgaactcgctgatgtcttaccaggttggatgaccgagcgtatcccttcccacacacggagcaggtgaacggcctttccccagtgtgaactcgctggtgtatcagcagctgggatgactcagtgaatcccttcccacactcagagcaggtgaacggcttctccctagtgtgaactcgctggtgtgtcagcagatgggatgaccgagcgaatccctccccacacactgagcaggtgaccgGCCTTttcccagagtgaactcgctggtgagttagaagattggatgaacaagtgaattcctccccacattcagagcaggtgaacagcctgttcccagtgtgaactcgctggtgagttagaagctTGGAAtaacaagtgaatccctccccacacacggtgCAAGtgtacggcctctccccggtgtgaattcgctggtgtcccaTCAGGTGGCTTGACTGAGTGAATCgatccccacacacggagcagatgaacagcctcttcgcagtgtgactgcgccgatgtTTTTCCAGCTCTGACGGGTAAttaaatctcttcccacagtccccacattcccacattcccacggtttctccatggtgcgggtgtccatgtgtctctgcaggttggatgatcagttgaagcctcgtccacacacaacacgtgtacagtttctccccgctgtgaatggtgtgatgttttttcaggctgtgtaactggttaaagctctttcaacaggcagtgcactggaacactctcactcaggtgtgtgtgggtctcggtgcttttccactcacagtgatatttgaaatcttttcccacagacagaacaggcaaacatttctccttccacagtcaaaggccGATGACATTCAGGTCCGGAGGAATCGTGttattctgtcagatcttgacgtgctgtttggtttgattttcccatctgcaaatcctgcccttcttataccctgcaaaaggagtttacaaaaatcattactgcaagtaccagacacaaattcagaacagacaattctagattccatggaacattctttcctctctcattcctccaaagctgtaaatccctgtcccatacactctctgtcctccctgtcctgaaattcacacacatcgcacgtctgaaaaCAACatgtcctccactcccagttttcaccatctACTTTGTctaggttcagttctgcactcactggttcccctaacttcccctgaaggtacggactctggctgagttcagttctacactcactggttcccctaacctcccctgaaggtgctgaccctggggACCCTGTAGCCCCACCCACACTTTGCTCCTCTGCAAAGATGGCCATACATGCACTCTACGCCTCGATGAATCGTGATGGTGACGCACAAACCTGCAGCTTTCCTTTtgttaataatttttatttatatagcagctttaacatagtacaacgtcccaaggcgcttcacaacagtgtcacaagaccagttcgcctaacatctgtcgcaggacatttggaaaagcataattcagtcaagcagagtcagcatggttttgctcCTGCTACGGCCCCAGTTTCCggttacactcttatgtttatagattctgtcccttcctgtcacgctttggttttcgtttcccccaatgctagcctgctttattgccttcaccttgtcctttaagcttttaggtttctgctcacctgaaccctccccccgccgtgccctgccccaccccctccccccgactgattagttaaagctctctctgcagccccagttattcagttcgccaggaccctagccccagcatattccaagtggagtccgtcccgaatataatatgggaaaatgtgaggttgtcaactatggcagaaaaaataaaaaagcaaattattatttaaatggagaaaaattgcaaagtgctgcagtgtagagggacctgggggtacttgtgcatgaaacacaaaaagttagtgtgcaggtagcaagtaatcaggaaggcaaatggaatgttgacctttattgcaagggggttgaagtataaaagcagagaagtcctgctacaactgtacagggtattggtgaggtcacacctagactattgcatacagttttaacctctgtatttaaggaaggatatacttgcattggaggcagttcagagaaggttcactaggttgattccagagatgagggggttgattatgaagataggttgagtaggttgggcctatactcattggaattcagatgaatgagaggcggtcttattgaaacataaacgataatgagggggctcgacaaggtagatgcaatgaggatatttccactcatagggggaaactagaactaggggatgtagtttcagaataaggggtcacccatttaaaactgagataagaggaatttattctcaggtggttgtaaatctgtggaattctctgtcccagagagctgtggtggctgggccattaaatatacttaaggtgaaaatagacagacttttgagcgttaagggaataaaggattatggggagcggacagggaagtggaggtgaggccatgatcagaccagccacgttcttactaaatggcagagcaggctcgaggggccaaatggcgtgctcctatttcttatgttctcattacacagtaccagatctaagatagcctgctccctgggtggttccgcaaagtactgttcaaggaaattatcccggatacacactatgaattcttcctcaaggctaccttggccaatttgatttgttcaatcaatatgaagattaaaattgcccatgattattcctgttccttttttacaagcctccattatttcttaatttatactccatccaatagtgtagctactgttagggggcctatagactacacccaccagtgagtgtagtatttattctgtatctgtcagtctctggttagcgagtgtggcttttcctttatatctgtaagtttatggtatggaagagaggttttcactctgtacctgtcaattactggtaagtgagtgtgggtttcattctgtatctttcattctctggtatatgagtgtgaattttactctgtatataacagtttttggtgtgtgtgtggatttcactctacttgtcagtctctggtatgttagtttgcgattcctctatcccagtcagtttctgttatgtgaatgcgagctgtattctgtacccatcggtttctgaaatgtgagtgtgCATTTTACTCTGTTCATGTCTGTTTCTACTCTGTGATTGTGGGTTTTCCTCCAGCACTGTAAATTTTTGGTATTTGAGTGTTGATTTTCTTCCTGAGTGCGGTTTTACTCTTTGTTTGTCAGtgtttgatatgtgagtgtgggttgttATCTGtatcgtgtagtgagttggtcttaccgcaggagaaggatccacagccagctagggaatggaagaccagcaggaagagcagtgcaaggaaggtagtgcaggggtcccctgtggtcatccccctgcaaaacagatacactgctttgagtgctgttgggggggggatgactcatcagggagagcagcagcagccaagttcatggcactgtggctggctctgctgcacaggagggcaggaaaaagagtgggagcgcgatagtgataggggattcaatggtgaggggaatagataggcgtttctgcagccgcaaccgagactccaggatggtatgttgcccccctggtgcaagggtcaaggatgtctcggagcgggtgcaggacattctgaaatgggagggagaacagccagttgtcgtggtgcacattggtaccaacgacataggtaaaaaaagggatgaggtcctacgaaactaatttaaggagcaaggagctaaattaaaaagtaggacctcaaaagtagtaatcgcgggattgctaccagtgccacgtgctagtcagagtaggaatcgcaggatagcgcagatgaatacgtggcttgagcagtggtgcagcagggagggattcaaattcctggggcactggaaccggttctgggggaggtgggaccagtacacaaaccggacggtctgcacctgggcaggaccggaaccaatgtcctagggggagtgtttgctagtgctgttggggaagagttaaactaatatggcagggggatgggaaccaatgcagggagacagagggagacaaaaaggaggcaaaagcaaaagacagaaaggagttgaggaggggtggggggcagagaaacccgggGCAAAGAACAagaggggccactgtacagcaaaattctaaaaggacaaagggtgttaaaaaaacaagcctgaaggctttgtgtcttaatgcaaggagtatccgcaataaggtggatgaattaactgtgcaaatagatgttaacaaatatgatgtgattgggattacggagacgtggctccaggatgatcagggctggaaactcaacatccaggggtattcaacattcaggaaggatagaataaaaaggaaaaggaggtggggtagcattgctggttaaagaggagattaatgcaatagttaggaaagacattagcttggatgatgtggaatctatatgggtagagctgcagaacaccaaagggcaaaaaacgttagtgggagttgtgtacagacctccaaacagtagtagtgatgttggggagggcatcaaacaggaaattaggggtgcatgcaataaaggtgcagcagttataatggatgactttaatatgcacatagattgggctagccaaactggaagcaatacgatggaggaagatttcctggagtgcataagggatggttttctagaccaatatgttgaggaaccaactaggggggaggccatcttagactgggtgttgtgtaatgagagaggactaattagcaatctcattgtgcgaggccccttggggaagagtgaccataatatggtggaattctgcattaggatggagaatgatacagttaattcagagaccatggtccagaac
Coding sequences:
- the LOC139273589 gene encoding zinc finger protein 664-like, whose protein sequence is MWECGDCGKRFNYPSELEKHRRSHTAKRLFICSVCGDRFTQSSHLMGHQRIHTGERPYTCTVCGEGFTCYSKLLTHQRVHTGNRLFTCSECGEEFTCSSNLLTHQRVHSGKRPVTCSVCGEGFARSSHLLTHQRVHTREKPFTCSECGKGFTESSQLLIHQRVHTGERPFTCSVCGKGYARSSNLVRHQRVHK